In the Azospirillum humicireducens genome, GCGGACCATCCGGCCCTTGTTGAGCTGGTAGCTCGCCTCGTTGGCGTTGGCCAGCAGCTTCAGGCACCAGGACCACATCGCCGGATCCAGCTTCGGCCGGACCACCAGCGGCGAATGCTTCATCAGCATCCACTTGGCGGCCTTCAGCATCAGCCCCGGCGCCGCCCAGGGAGCGGAATAGCCCGGCGATACCTCGCCCGCGTTGGCATAGCTGGTCTCCAGCGCCGGGCCGGCCTGACGGTCCAGCACGGTCACCTCATGCCCGGCACGCGCCAGATAATAGGCGGTGGTGACACCGATGACGCCGCTGCCCAGAACGATCACGCGCATGAGACTGGCTCCCAAGGGGATGGATGACTTCGCTTGGAGTGGGTGGTTCGCAAGGGGCGTGCCAGAGGGGAAAATGGCGGATTTGCTGGGATCTGGGGGAATTGGCGGGGAGCGATGTGTATGCGTGGGTTTACAGGAAAAAGAGGATGAAGGCCATTTTTGTTGAAAAACAAAGACTTGAGTGCATGTAAAGATTTTGATACGGCGTAACGATTTCTATACAGTGGTTGCCAAGTGCCTCTCCCCCAGCATTGCCCCCCATGCGCATCGAAGTCACCTTCACCGACCGTGTCGGCATCGCCCATGAGATCCTCGCCGTGCTGGCGCTGCGCCGGCTCAACGTCGTCGGCGTCGAGGTCGATCCGCCGCTGATCCACATCGACGCCCCCGGCCTCGATCCGGCGGCGCTGCCCGCCCTGTCGGACGCGCTGCAACGCATCGCCGGCGTTCGGGCGGTGGCCGCCATCGACATGTTGCCGGGCACGCGGCGGCGGCTGCATCTCGACGCGCTGCTCGCCGCCCTGCCCGACCCGGTGCTGGCAGTCGACCGCGGGGGCCGGATCGTGGTGGCGAGCGCCGCCGCCGCCCAAGTCGCCGGACTGCCGGAATCGCGGCTGGCCGGCCGCGACCTCGGCGAGCTGTTGGACGAACCCGGCCTGACGCGCGAGTTGGCCGACGGCGGATTCCGCATGTCAGGCCGCGAGGTGACGCTGAACGGCCAGCCCTTCCTGCTGGAGGTGACACCCATCGTCGATGTCGAAGCGGCGGGCGCCGTGATCTCCCTGTTCACGCCGTCGCGCCTGGGCGAGCGGCTCGACGCCATCCAGAATTTCGACGATTTGGGTCTGGGCGGCGGCTTCGACCGCATCCTCGGCGAATCGCCACCGGTGCGGGCCCTGAAGGCGCGCGCCGCGCGCGTCGCCGCCATGGAGGCGCCGCTGCTGATCCTGGGCGAGACGGGGACCGGCAAGGAGCTGATCGCCCATGCCTGCCACCGCGCCAGCCCGCGCCGCGACAAGCCCTTCCTGGCGCTGAACTGCGCCGCGGTGCCGGAGAATCTGGCGGAGAGCGAACTGTTCGGCTACGCCCCCGGCTCCTTCACCGGGGCGCAGCGCGGCGGCAAGCCCGGCCTGCTGGAACTCGCCCATGGCGGCACCGTCTTCCTCGACGAGATCGGCGAGATGTCGGCCTATCTCCAGGCAAAGCTGCTGCGCTTCCTCAATGACGGCAGCTTCCGCCGGGTGGGCGGCGAGCGCGAGCAGAAGGTGGATGTCCGCGTCATCAGCGCCACCCACCGCTCGCTCGAGGCGATGGTCGCCGACCACAGCTTCCGCGAGGACCTGTTCTACCGCCTGAACGTGCTGACGCTGGATGTCCCGCCATTGCGGGAGCGTGGGCAGGACATCCTGCTGCTGGCCCGCCATTTCATCGCCCGCGCCGCGGCGCAGGCCCGCCGTCCGCCCGGCCGGCTGACCCCGGCGGCGGCGGCGGCACTGCTCGCCAACCGCTGGCCCGGCAATGTCCGCCAGTTGGAGAACGTCATCTTCCGCGCCGTGACCATGAGCGACGGCGGCGCGTTGGACGCTGCCGACCTGGAACTGGCCGGGGCCGGCATGCAGTCCGCCGAGTTGCAGGCAGAGGACGCCGAAAACTGGGAGGAGGCGGTGGACGGCTTCGAACGGTCGCTGCTGCGCCGGCTCTATCCGCGTTTCCCGTCCAGCCGCAAGCTGGCGGCGCGGCTGAACACCTCGCACACCATGATCGCCAACAAGCTGCGGAAATACGGCATTCCGGAGCGGTGACGTGCGCGGTCAGTGACCGGATGGCTTCGCCGGAGCGGCGGGCTTTGCGGCCGCCGGCTTCTCCGGGGTTTTCTCGGCCGGCTTCTCGGTGGCGGCCGCATCCAGCCCCGGCGGCGGACCGCCGAAGGTGATGGTCACTTCGGTCACCGGACCGGGATCCGGCTGGCTGTGGTGGAAGCTCACCACCTCGCCCGGTGCCAGCACGGGCGCAGACGGTTCGATGGTCCAGCTCTGCAGCGGCTTGTGCTCGGTACCGAAGGTGATGGCGCGAAGCGGCGGCAGCGCGCGCTCGATGTCGGTGGTGTTGGCGATCTCACCATCCAGCAGCAGGACGGTCTTCCCACCCTCCAGCTTCTGTTCGGAGCGGATGTTGCGCAGTTCCAACCCAAAGCCCGGCGGCTCGGCCGGCATTCCGATCGTCTCGTAGAAGAGGGCCGCGGGCGGCCAGCCGCGGACGATGGCCTCGCGGCCGAAATAGCCGCCGGCCACAGTCCCGGCGACGAGCACTCCGAGCACCGCGAAACCGATCACCGTGCTGCGCGCCGGCTTGGCGCGCGGTGCCTTGGGCGGCTTCGACTTGCTCTTTCCGGCCGCCTTCTCGGTGGAGTTTGCCGGCCTCGCCGGCCGGATTTCCGTCGGCGCGTCGGGAACCACCGGATCGGGGTCCGCCCGTTCCGGCATCTGCCACCATGTGTGGCCGCAGCGGGCACAACGGACCTTCCGGCCGTCGGTGCCGAGCGACTCGTCGGACAGGGTGTAGCGCGTTGAACAGGTCGGGCAGGAAACGATCATCGCGCCGTCGCAGAAAGGTTACCGCTTGCGTTATAGATAGGAGTGGCCGGCGGCGCAACCGACACCCGACGGACGGCAGCCTGCCCCCTCCCTCCCACGCTTGCGCGTGGGCCCCTCCCTCCCCCGCCTGCGGCGGTGGAGGGGAAGAAAGCGGCAGTTCCCTCTCCCTCGAAGAGGGGGAGGGTTAGGGAGGGGGCAAATGCCCCGGCCCCCTTACATCCCACCCGGATAGTTCGGCCCCCCGCCGCCTTCCGGCACGACCCAGTTGATGTTCTGGGTGGGGTCCTTGATGTCGCAGGTCTTGCAGTGGACGCAGTTCTGGGCGTTGATCTGCAGCCGCGGGTCGCTGCCGTCGTCGTTGCGGACGATCTCGTACACGCCGGCCGGGCAATAGCGCTGCTCCGGCGCGTCGTAGAGCGCCAGATTGACGCTGATCGGCACCGACTTGTCCTTCAGCGTCAGATGCGCCGGCTGGTCTTCCTCATGGTTGGTGTTGGACAGGTAGACCGAGGACAGGCGGTCGAAGCTGACCTTGCCGTCCGGCTTGGGGTAGGCGATCTTCGGCGCCTCGCTGGCCTTCACCAGGGTGGTGTGGTCGGCATGGTGCTTCAGCGTCCAGGGCGACTTGCCCTTGAGCGCCGTCTCGTAGGCGGCATTCGCCAGACCGGCCCACAGGCCCTTCTGGAAGCCGGGGCGGATGTTGCGGACGGCATGCAGCTCCGACCAGACCCAGGACTGCTTCAGCCGCTCCGGATAGGCGATGACCTCGGGGCCGTTGTCGTTGCCGCCGGCCAGATGGTCGAACACCGCCTCGGCCGCGACCATGCCCGACTTCATGGCGGTGTGGTTGCCCTTGATCTTCGGCACGTTCAGGAAGCCGGCGCCGTCGCCGATGAGGAGGCCGCCGGGGAAGGTCAGCTTGGGGATCGACTGGAAGCCGCCCTCCGACAATGCCCGCGCGCCATAGGCCAGACGCCGGCCGCCCTCGAAGGTCGGGCGGATCGCCGGATGGGTCTTGTAGCGCTGGAACTCCTCGAACGGGCTCATGTGCGGATTCCAGTAGTCGAGGCCGACGACGAAGCCGACCGACACCAGATTCCCTTCCATGTGATACAGCCACGACCCGCCATAGGTCTTGGGGTCCATCGGCCAGCCGATGGTGTGGACGATCAGGCCCGGCTTCGACTGCGACGGATCGACCTCCCACAGCTCCTTGATGCCGATGCCGTAGGTCTGCGGCTGGCAGTCGCGGCGCAGGTCGAACTTGTCGAACAGAGTCTTGGTCAGCGAGCCGCGGCAGCCTTCGGCGAAGATGGTCTGCTTGGCGTGCAGTTCCATGCCGGGCGTGTAGTTGCCGGTCTTCTCGCCGTCCTTGCCGATGCCCATGTCGCCGGTGGCGACGCCCTTCACGGCACCGTTGTCGTCATACAGCACCTCCGCCGCAGCGAAGCCGGGGTAGATCTCCACGCCGAGTTCCTCGGCCTGGGTCGCCATCCAGCGGGCCAGATTGCCGAGGCTGATGATGTAGTTGCCGTGGTTGTTCATCTGCGGCGGGGCGAAGGGCGACTTGTAGGCCTTCGTTTCCGTCAGGAACAGGAAATGGTCCTCGCGCGCCGGGGTGGTGAGGGGGGCGCCCTTTTCCTTCCAGTCGGGGATCAGCTCCTGCAGCGCATGCGGTTCGAAGACGGCGCCGGACAGCAGGTGGGCGCCGACCTCCGACCCCTTCTCGATCACACAGACGCTGAGTTCCTGCCCGGTCTCGACCGCGCGCTGCCGCAGACGGATCGCCGCGCTCAGGCCCGACGGGCCGGCGCCGACGATCAGAACATCGTATTCCATGACCTCGCGCGGTTCGCGTTCCATCACCAAACTCCCCCACCGTCTTGTTTTGGTACTGTTTCCCTCGGGACGCCCTATGGTGTTTTGCGGGCGCGTGCTTGTAGCACGCTTTGCACCGCACCCAAATTGGGTATCTGGACATGTAAGACCACACGATCTGTGGTAAGGTCAAACGATGATTGACGTATGCGACATCCTCGACGCGCTGCGCTGGCATGCCGATATCGGCTGTGACGAGGCCATCGGCGACGAGCCGACCGACTGGGCCACACTGGCCGCCCGGCCGGCGGCGCGCGCCATGCCTGCGGGCGCCAATGCGCCGACCGGTGTCGGAATGGGTGCCGCGGCGATGCGCGGCCCGGCGCCGACTCGGCCCCCCACCCCCGCGCCGCCGCGGCCTGCCGCACTCTTCCCCTCCCCCGACCAGCCGTTGGGCGCCAGCGAAGCCGGCATCCAGGCACGCGCCCGTGCGCATGAGGCGCAGACCCTGGAAGCGCTGGAGACGGCGTTGCGCAGCTTCGACGGCTGCCCGCTGAAGGCCACCGCGATGAACACCGTCTTCGCCGACGGCAACCCGCAAGCGCCGGTCATGCTGATCGGCGAGGCGCCGGGCGAGGACGAGGACCGGCAGGGCAAGCCGTTCGTCGGGGTCAGCGGCAAGCTGCTGGACCGCATGCTGGCGCAGATCGGCCTGGACCGCGGCAAGGTCTACATCACCAACATCCTGCCCTGGCGTCCGCCCGGCAACCGCAGCCCGACCCAGGCCGAAATCGCCGCCTGCCTGCCCTTCCTGGAACGGCATGTCGAACTGGTGCGGCCGAAGCTGCTGGTGGCGCTGGGCGGCGTGTCGGCCAAGACACTGCTCAACCGGCCGGAGGGAATCACCCGCCTGCGCGGGCAATGGCGGTCCTATGAGGGAACCGGTACGCCCGTGCCGCTGATGCCGATGCTCCATCCGGCCTACCTCTTGCGCAACCCTGTCGCGAAGCGGGAAGCGTGGCGGGACATGCTTGCGCTGCGGCAAAAGATCGACGAAGAAGACATAAAGTATTCATAAGATAAAAATCACCGCCGCAATCCAGCCGAAATCGTTCGTGTGACCGGCCAGGTTGCATGACACAAATGTAATCCACCCATACCAACAGGCACCTTCCCAACGGACTAAGGCCTTTTTTCCCCATGCCTTAAGCCGTTGTAGAGACTGGCGAATACCGGAACCGACACATTCCGCGCGAATCCGCTGCTTGCGGTTCTCGAACAACTGCGCTATTTCGGAAAAATGCTCCGGATATTTTGCAGTGCAGCATACCGGGCCGCGAACGCGGTCCCGCTGCGGCGGAACCTTCTGGGGGTGCTGGGTCTCGCGGTGGCTTACACCCTGGGACCCGACGGTGCGGTCGGGTTCCGGCCCGCTTGCGCCGCCCTCATCATCCACGCGCCGGACGGTCACGCCGTCGTCCCGCCCGGCCCGGATTCCGTGCCTGACCCCGATACCCCCGATTTCGGCGAGCCGGTCATTGGCTCCCCGGCCATCGGCCCCCCCGACCCGGCCAGTCCCGGCGACCCGGTTTCCGCTGCTGCGGCCGCCGATGCGCCCACCGGCGCGACCGGTTCCGCGCTGCTGCTCGCCCGCGATGACGAAGCCCGCGCCGTCCAGTTGGACGAGGAGGATGCCGGCCGCTACCGCCGAATCTTCGCACTGCAGGAGCGGGCGGACTGGGACGCCGCCGATGCCGAGATGGCGAAGCTGAAGGACCGCCGGCTGATCGGCTATGTCCTGCGCCAGCGCTATCTCCATCCCGACCGCCGTGCCGGCTACGAGGAACTCGCCCGCTGGATGCAGGATTACGGCGACCTCGCCGGGGCGGAGCGGGTCCACAGCCTGGCGCAGAAGCGCCAGCCCGCCGGCCAGCGCGCGCCGAAGCCCCCGCGGGGGGAGGAGCGCGTGCGCCTCGTCGGCTCGCTGGAACGGCTGGGCGGACTGCGCACGGTCGCCGCGACCGAGGAGGACGAGGACGACAGCGTCACCGTCGCCCCGCGCAGCCGCACCGTGTCGCGCGCCCGCAGCGACCGCGCCGCCGTGGCGCGGGTGGAGGAGTTGCTGCGGTCCGGCCGCGCCGGCCATGCGCTGGGCCTGCTGAACCAGGACGAGTTCGGCGGCAAGCTGGACACCGTGCAGTATGACGCCGCCCGCGCCCGTATCGCGGCATCCCTCTACTTCTCGGGCGAGACGACGCAGGCGCTGACGCTCGCCGCGGCCAGCGCCGCCCGATCGGGCGAGATGCTGCCGGAAGCCCACTGGATCGCCGGGCTTTCCGCCTGGCGGCTGAAGCAATTCGACCGCGCCGCCCGCCATTTCCAGGGCATGGCCGCCGCCGGTCCGCGCTCCCCCTGGAAAGCGGCTGCCGCCGATTATTGGGCGGCCCGCGCGCTGGCCCGCAAGCCCGGCAGGGAGAAGGCGGCGGCGGAGCATCTGACCGCCGCGGCACGCTATCCCCACACCTTCTATGGCCTGATCGCGCTCCGCACCCTGGGCACTCTCCACGATGTGCGCTGGCAGGCGCCGGAGCTGAGCGGGCGGACCCTGGCGGCGATGGCGGCCAAGCCGGCAGGGTCCCGCGCCATCGCCCTGCTGCAGGTTGGGCAGCGCGAGTTGGCGGGACTGGAGCTTCAGCGCATCCATCCCCAGGGCGACCCGCTGGTCGAACAGGCGATGGTGGCGCTGGCAGACCGTGCAGGAGTGGCGACCCTGTCGTTGCGGCTGGGCAATGCGGTGGCCGGACCGGACGGTGCGCCCTATGCCGCCGCACTCTACCCCCTGCCCCACTGGACGCCGCGCGACGGCTTCGCCGTGGACCGGGCGCTGGTCTTCGCGGTGATGCGGCAGGAATCGCGCTTCGACCCGCGGCTGGTCAGCTCCGCCGGGGCGACCGGGCTGATGCAGATCCTGCCCAGCACCGCCCAGCATGTGCGAGAGCGCCACGCCGACATCGGCAGCGAGGACGCCAACCGCGACGCCCTGTTCGATCCGTCCCGCAACATGGAGCTGGGCCAGCGCTACCTGACCGAGCTGCTGGGCATGCCGGAGATCGACGGCAACCTGTTCCTGGCCGCCGCCGCCTACAATGCCGGACCGGGCACGCTGGCGCGCTGGCGGCGGGAATTGAGCGACATCACCGATCCCCTGCTGTTCATCGAAAGCCTTCCCTTCGGCGAGACGCGCGACTATGTGGAGAAGGTGATGGCGAATTTCTGGATCTACCAGCTTCGGCTGGGCCAGGAGACCGCCTCGCTCGATGCCGTCGCCGATGGGAAATGGCCGGCCTACAGTCCGGTGGAGGTCCGCACGGCCCATATCGCGACCCAGGTCGCGGCCCAGCCGGACTCCCAGCCGGCGGTGAAGCCCGCGGTTCCGGCCGCAGTGACTGCCGCAGCCCCCGCCGAGAAGCCCGAGGCGGACGCCCCTGCCGGTCCGGTCCGGGTGGAGACGGTGGCGGAGCGGGGGGAGGCCAGCCCGATACCCTGACCGCCGGTGCGCCCTTGCCGGGCTCCGGCCCGACACGAGGACATGCCTGCCGCCATGCCTAAGATCGACGAGAGCCGCCCCTTCCTTCCCGTGAACATCGCGGTGATCACGGTGTCCGACACCCGCAGCGCCGCCGACGACCGCTCCGGCGACGCGCTGGCGGAGCGGATCGCCGGGGCCGGCCACCGGCTCGCCGCCCGGACCATCGTCCGCGACGACATCGCGGCGATCCGCGCCCAGGTTCAGGCTCACATCGCCGATCCGCAGATCGACGTGGTGCTGACCACCGGCGGCACCGGGGTCACCGGCCGGGATGTGACGCCGGAAGCGGTCGAGGCGCTCTATGAGAAGGCGATACCCGGCTTCGGCGAACTGTTCCGTTACCTCAGCTACGCCAAGGTGGGCACGTCCACCATCCAGAGCCGGGCAACCGGCGGTGTCGCCAACGGCACCTACATCTTCGCCCTGCCGGGTTCGCCCAGCGCCTGCCGCGACGCCTGGGACGACATCCTGGTCTGGCAGCTCGACAACCGCCATCGCCCCTGCAACCTGGTGGAGCTGATGCCCCGCCTGCGCGAGCATATGGCGTGAGCCGAGCTGGCATGAGTGGAGCGGCGGGCTTCTCGACGGAGGCTCTCCACGCCGCCCTGATCCGGCTGCCGCGCCTTGCCGACCTTCCCGCGGACGCGCTGGAGCCGATGCCGCTGAAGGGCGTCGCCCACGACCATGTCCGTCTGCAAGGCCGCCGGCTGATCGCCCGCATCCCGCGCTGGAGCCAGCTCGGCCTCGATGCCTGGACGGCGCTGGACCGGCAGGCCGCCGCCTTCCGGCGGGCGGAACCGTCGGGCCACACCCCGCGCTTCGCCGGCCTGCTGCCGCCGGGCGAGGGGCTGCCGCTGGGCGCGCTGGTGGTCGGCGAGGTGGAGGGACGAACCCCCGTCCTGCCCGGCGACATGCCGGCCATCGCCCGCGCGCTGGCGGCGATCCACCGCATGGCACCGCCCGACCTCTACGAGCCGCTGCCCGCCCCGCCCGATCCGGTCGCGGCACTGCTGGCCCAGGTGGAGCGTCAGGCGGAGTGGTTCGACCGCGCCGCGCTGGACGCCCGCGCCCGCGCCCTGGTCGCGGAGGAGCTTGCCGCCGCCCGAACCGGCGACCTCGCCCCGCCGCCGGAAACCCCGATGCCGCTGACGGCGGTGGGGGTGGATGTCCATCCCGGCAATTTCCTGATCGACGGCCACGGCAAGGCCTGGTTCACCGACCTGGAGAAGCTGCAGTACGGCCACCCCGCCAGCGACCTTGCCCATGCCAGCCTCTACAGCTCGACCAAATGGGACCCGGCGGTGAATGCGGAACTGACACCGGCCGACGTCGACGCCTTCGTCGCGGCCTGGGCGATGGCGGTTCCCGGCGACCTTGCCGACGAGGTGCGGCCCTGGCTGAAGCCGTTGCGCCGGCTGACCTGGCTGCGCACCCTGTCCTGGATGGCGCGCTGGACCGTGGAGGGCGCCACGCTGTCGCCGGGCATGCCGGAGCGGTTGCGCACCCATATGGACACCCACGCCACCGACATCCTGCGTGCCGACCGGATCGAACAGGTGCGGCGGGATTGGCATTGACGGGTGCGAAAAGGGAAGGGACGCGAAAGTCTCTTGCCCGCGCCCGGCCGGAAGTGATGGGATACCCGCTCGGAAAACGAGGTGACGAGAGCATGACGAGGGTCCGACACCGGTTGCTGCCGATCTCTCTGGCCGCCCTGCTGGCCGGAGCAATGCCGGCGCCGGCCTTCGCCGCCGGTCCGGCCGGCGAGAGCGCAGGCTCCGCCACCGGCAGCTATCTGGCCGGGCGCTACGCCCAGCACCAGGACGACTGGACGGCGGCGGCCCGCTTCACCGCCCAGGCGCTGGCCGCCGATCCGGACGATCAGGCCCTGTTGCGCCGCAGCTTCCTGCTGCGGCTGGGCGAAGGGCAGATCGACACCGCCATCGGCTATGCCACCCGCCTGCTGGGCGAACAGGGCGAGCCGCAGATGGCGCTGACCCTGCTGGCCGCCGATGCGCTCGCCAAGGGCAGGCTGGATGAAGCGGACGGCTATGCCGCGCGCCTGCCGAACGACGGGCTGGGCCGTTTCATCACCCCGCTGACCCGCGCCTGGCTGGCCGCATCCCGCGGCAGGACCGACGAGGCGCTGGCCGCGCTGGAGCCGCTGGCCGCCGTCCAGGGCTTCGGCGCGCTCTACAATCTGCACGCCGCCCTGATCCTCGACCTCGCCGGCCGCAGCGAGGATGCGGCGGCCCGCTACGTCAAGGTGACGGACACCGAGGCGCCCCTGCGGGTGGTGCAGATCGTCGGCAACTTCATGATGCGCACCGGCCGCAAGGACGAGGCGCGCAAGCTCTACGAAACCTTCCAGGTCAACAACCCGGACGGTCTGCTGGTGGAGCCGGCGCTGGACGCCATGGCGAAGGCGCCGTCCGACACCCGCCCGGTGCCCGACGCCCGTTCCGGCCTTGCCGAGGCGCTGTTCGACCTGGGCAGCGCGCTGCATCACGAGAATGCAGACGAGCCGGCGCTGCTGTTCGGCCGCATCGCACTGCATCTGCGCGACGATCTGGCGCTCGCCCATCTGCTGATCGGCGACATCGCAGCCTCCCGCGACCATCACGAGGAGGCGCTGGCCGCCTACCGGCTGCTGGTCAAGGACCCGCTGCTGGGCTGGACCGCCCGCATGCGCGAAGCCGACAGCCTCGCCCGCATGAACCGCAACGACGACGCCATCGCGATCCTCGCCGCGCTGTCGGCCGAACGGCCGGAACGCACCGACGCGGTGACCCGGCTGGGCGACATCTACCGCTACGCCAAACGGTACGAGGAGGCGATCCCCGCCTACACCACCGCTCTGGAGCGGATCGGCACGCCGCAGGAACGGCACTGGCCGCTGCTGTACGCCCGCGCCATGAGCTATGAGAAGACCAGGCAGTGGCCGAAGGCGGAGGCCGACCTGCAGGCCGCGCTGAAGCTGCGGCCGGACGAACCCTCCCTGCTGAACTTCCTCGGCTACAGTTGGATCGACCGGGGCGAGCATCTGGACAAGGCCAGGGCGATGGTGGAGCGGGCGGTGGAGTTGCGCCCGCGCGACGGCTACATCGTCGACAGTCTGGGCTGGGCGCTCTACAAGCTGGGCGATTTCGAGGGGGCGGTCACGAAGCTGGAGCGTGCCGTGGAGTTGAAGCCCGGCGATCCCACCATCAACGATCATCTCGGCGACGCCTATTGGCGGGCCGGGCGCCGCAACGAAGCCCGGTTCCAATGGATGCGCGCGCTGCGCAACGCCGACGAGGACACCGACAAGGCCGCCATCCAGGCCAAGCTGGACGAGGGGCTGGCCGACCAGAAGGCAGCGGCGAAGTAACAGGTTGATCGCCCTCTCCCGCCTCTTGCACAAACTTTGTTTGTGCTGACGGCCTCAGGCGGATCGAAGCTCCGCTAAGAGCGGGGAGAGGGAGACTCCCCGACATAGGGCTTGTACAGGCTGTCCGTCTGCTGGATGTGCTCCACGAACCAGTCCTTCAGCAGAAGGATCAGGTCGACTCGCAGCATGGTGGGGTTGTCGCCCTCGAAATCGCGGGCCAGCTTCTCCACCTCGTCGGCGAAATAGCGGTGGGCGGCGAGATGGCCGTCCAGCTCGGGATAGCCGCAGCGCTCCATCATCGCCTCTTCCCGCGCGAAATGGACGGCGACATAATCCCGGAGACTGGCGAGCAGGCTGGACAGTTCCTCCCGGTTGGCCGGGGTGATGCCGCTTTCCAGCAGACCGTTGAACAGGTCGAGGAGCCGCCGATGCTCGTCGTCGAGCACGGCCACACCGACGCTCATGGATTCGTCCCAGGCGACATAGGTCATCGCAGCGACCTCCCCCTCGCATCCCGCGAATTCAAGCGCCATCCGCCCTCATTCAAGCGGTTGCGGCCGGCCATGGCTGGGTTGTGGACATCTTGACAGGGATCCTAAAACCGGCAACCGTGCCCGTCCAAGCGGCAAATCCCCGCAGGGGGCGCGGCATGATGCGCCAAGCGCTTCTCAAACCGACCGAATCCCGCCCCACCAGACCAGAGTGACCGATGGCCCTGCTCGACGAGATCGCGGAGAAGAAACGGGCGCTGGACGCGGCCCGCCCCCTGCCGCAGGAGGTCGTGCATGGGATCGCCGACCGGTTCGAGCTGGACCTAACCGTCGCCGCCGCAGGGCTGGAGGAGGTGCCGGTCAAGCCCGCCGACGTCAAGGCGATCCTGGAGCGCGGCAGCATCCTGCGCCATCGCGCAGTGGAGGAGCAGCGCTTCGTACTGAACCATCGCGCGGCATTGGAGCTGATGGCGCGGCTGTCCTTCGATCCGGCAGGCGCCGTGACCGAACGCACGGTCGCTGCCTTCCACAGCGTGCTGCATCGCGGGATCGAGGACGAGGCCGGCAAGTACCGCAACGGCCCGCCGAAGGACGATCCGGCGGAGACGGCACCCGATCCGGCCAAGCTGCGCGTGTCGATGTCGGCGCTGTCGACCTGGATGCGCAAGTCGGACGCCGGTCCCGACACCGCCTTCGAAGCGCATCACAAGCTGAGCGCCATCCGCCCCTTCCACACCGGCAACCGGGCCACGGCGCTGCTGCTGTGCAACCTGATCCTGAACCGCGCCGGCTACCCGCCGGTGGTGGTCCTGGCGGAGGACCGCGGACTCTATCTCGACCTCGTCGAACGGGCCTGGGCGGTCGGCGACAAGACGCCCTTCCGCGACCTGATGATGCGCTTCCTGTCGCAGAGCCTGGATTTCTGCCTGCAGGCAGCCGGAAAGGGCGAGCCGGACGAGCCCGTCAGCCTGCCCTGACATTTGCGGCCCTGAGCTTTTCAGGCCGGCAGGCGCAGGCGCGAAGGCCGGTCCGGGCCGCTATGGATCAGCAGCGTGATCGGCAGCGCGTCGACCCGGCGGGTCTCGCCCGGCTCCGCCCCGGTGCCGGGATTGACCGGATAGGCCGGGAAACAGGAGCCGGCGAGGCTGAGGCGCAGCGCCGATCCCGGCGCCAGCGTGGCGCAGACCGCCCGCATGGCGATGGTCAGCGGCCGGGTCGGGTCGCCCGGCTCCACCCGCGCATGGCCCTGGGTCAGCGGCAGCACCTGCCCGTCGGGACGCACCACCGACAGCACGGCGCTGACGTCGAAGGACGGGGCATCCGCCTCCACCCACAGATCGAGCGCCACCCGCCCAGCCAGCGTCGACGGCTCCTCCAGCGGCGGGCTGGTGTAGGTCGCCACATCCGGCCGGCGGTCGACGGCGGCCCGGTCGACGCGCCCGGCGGCGGACGGCACCGCATGGCCGCCAACCGTCGGCACCGGCGTGCGCGGATCGTGCACCACCACATCGAGCGCCTCGAAATCGGGCATTTCCAGCCCAAGCCGGCCCCCCTGCCGGTTGGCGAGGCCGTCGCTGGC is a window encoding:
- a CDS encoding bacteriohemerythrin; its protein translation is MTYVAWDESMSVGVAVLDDEHRRLLDLFNGLLESGITPANREELSSLLASLRDYVAVHFAREEAMMERCGYPELDGHLAAHRYFADEVEKLARDFEGDNPTMLRVDLILLLKDWFVEHIQQTDSLYKPYVGESPSPRS
- the moaB gene encoding molybdenum cofactor biosynthesis protein B — protein: MPKIDESRPFLPVNIAVITVSDTRSAADDRSGDALAERIAGAGHRLAARTIVRDDIAAIRAQVQAHIADPQIDVVLTTGGTGVTGRDVTPEAVEALYEKAIPGFGELFRYLSYAKVGTSTIQSRATGGVANGTYIFALPGSPSACRDAWDDILVWQLDNRHRPCNLVELMPRLREHMA
- a CDS encoding phosphotransferase; its protein translation is MSGAAGFSTEALHAALIRLPRLADLPADALEPMPLKGVAHDHVRLQGRRLIARIPRWSQLGLDAWTALDRQAAAFRRAEPSGHTPRFAGLLPPGEGLPLGALVVGEVEGRTPVLPGDMPAIARALAAIHRMAPPDLYEPLPAPPDPVAALLAQVERQAEWFDRAALDARARALVAEELAAARTGDLAPPPETPMPLTAVGVDVHPGNFLIDGHGKAWFTDLEKLQYGHPASDLAHASLYSSTKWDPAVNAELTPADVDAFVAAWAMAVPGDLADEVRPWLKPLRRLTWLRTLSWMARWTVEGATLSPGMPERLRTHMDTHATDILRADRIEQVRRDWH
- a CDS encoding tetratricopeptide repeat protein — translated: MTRVRHRLLPISLAALLAGAMPAPAFAAGPAGESAGSATGSYLAGRYAQHQDDWTAAARFTAQALAADPDDQALLRRSFLLRLGEGQIDTAIGYATRLLGEQGEPQMALTLLAADALAKGRLDEADGYAARLPNDGLGRFITPLTRAWLAASRGRTDEALAALEPLAAVQGFGALYNLHAALILDLAGRSEDAAARYVKVTDTEAPLRVVQIVGNFMMRTGRKDEARKLYETFQVNNPDGLLVEPALDAMAKAPSDTRPVPDARSGLAEALFDLGSALHHENADEPALLFGRIALHLRDDLALAHLLIGDIAASRDHHEEALAAYRLLVKDPLLGWTARMREADSLARMNRNDDAIAILAALSAERPERTDAVTRLGDIYRYAKRYEEAIPAYTTALERIGTPQERHWPLLYARAMSYEKTRQWPKAEADLQAALKLRPDEPSLLNFLGYSWIDRGEHLDKARAMVERAVELRPRDGYIVDSLGWALYKLGDFEGAVTKLERAVELKPGDPTINDHLGDAYWRAGRRNEARFQWMRALRNADEDTDKAAIQAKLDEGLADQKAAAK
- a CDS encoding lytic transglycosylase domain-containing protein, producing MPDPDTPDFGEPVIGSPAIGPPDPASPGDPVSAAAAADAPTGATGSALLLARDDEARAVQLDEEDAGRYRRIFALQERADWDAADAEMAKLKDRRLIGYVLRQRYLHPDRRAGYEELARWMQDYGDLAGAERVHSLAQKRQPAGQRAPKPPRGEERVRLVGSLERLGGLRTVAATEEDEDDSVTVAPRSRTVSRARSDRAAVARVEELLRSGRAGHALGLLNQDEFGGKLDTVQYDAARARIAASLYFSGETTQALTLAAASAARSGEMLPEAHWIAGLSAWRLKQFDRAARHFQGMAAAGPRSPWKAAAADYWAARALARKPGREKAAAEHLTAAARYPHTFYGLIALRTLGTLHDVRWQAPELSGRTLAAMAAKPAGSRAIALLQVGQRELAGLELQRIHPQGDPLVEQAMVALADRAGVATLSLRLGNAVAGPDGAPYAAALYPLPHWTPRDGFAVDRALVFAVMRQESRFDPRLVSSAGATGLMQILPSTAQHVRERHADIGSEDANRDALFDPSRNMELGQRYLTELLGMPEIDGNLFLAAAAYNAGPGTLARWRRELSDITDPLLFIESLPFGETRDYVEKVMANFWIYQLRLGQETASLDAVADGKWPAYSPVEVRTAHIATQVAAQPDSQPAVKPAVPAAVTAAAPAEKPEADAPAGPVRVETVAERGEASPIP